The DNA region GGCCGTGCCGCCGCACGGCCGGGCCCCTCCCCTCCCGCCACCCGGCGGCGAGCGCTGAGCGGAATCGGCGTTCGCCGATGCTGTCGTCGTGAGTGCCCTTGACCTGGTGGAGGCGGCGTTGCGGCGGGGGGAAGTGGTCGCCGTGCCCACCGACACCGTCTACGGGCTGGTGGCCATGCTCGACCACTCGACCAAGCTCTTCGACGTGAAGCAGCGGCCCGCCGATGTCGACCTGCCCGTGCTCGTCTTCGGGCGGGCGCAGGCCGAGTCGCTCTGCGCGGAACCGCTGCCGCCACAGGCCGAGCAGTGGCCGGGAGCGCTCACCCTCGTGGTACGCCGAGCCGAGCACGTCACCGCCAACCTCGGCACCCACACCGAGACCATCGGCCTGCGAGTGCCCGACCACCCCGTCCCCCGGGAGTTGGCCCGCCGGGTCGGCCCGCTGGCGTCGACCAGCGCCAACCTCCACGGACATCCGCCGTGCACAACGGCCGACGAGGTGCGGGCCGTGCTCGACGTGCTC from Acidimicrobiales bacterium includes:
- a CDS encoding L-threonylcarbamoyladenylate synthase — protein: MSALDLVEAALRRGEVVAVPTDTVYGLVAMLDHSTKLFDVKQRPADVDLPVLVFGRAQAESLCAEPLPPQAEQWPGALTLVVRRAEHVTANLGTHTETIGLRVPDHPVPRELARRVGPLASTSANLHGHPPCTTADEVRAVLDVLVVDGGTCNGTPSTVLDCTGSEPRVLRG